Part of the Thermococcus barossii genome is shown below.
AGGGCGAAGAGGAACGCTGGAACGAGCTCGTAGATGCCGGTGCTCGCCTTGAGGTAGAGCTTCCAGATAATGGTAGTCAGTGTTCCAACGACCATTCCCGCTATGACGCCCCACTTGGTCGTCCGCTTCCAGTAGAGTGAGAGGAGCAGGGTCGGACCTATTGAGGCTCCAAGGCCGCCCCAGGCGAAGAGCACGAACCAGAATATTATGTCCTTCGCAAAGTACGCCAGAATCGCTGCGAGGAGGCCTATGACGAAGACTGTTATCCTGCTTATCTTGAGGGCAACTTCCTCGGCGAGGGGTTCGCCCTTCCTAACAACCTCTTGGTAGAAGTCCTTGACGATGGTGGAGGAGACGACGAGAAGCTGGGAGTCGGCCGTTGAGAGTATGGCAGCAAAGATTCCACCCATAAGGATTCCGTAGAGAACCGGGCCGAAGAACTGGGCACTGAGCAGCGGGTAAATCATCTCAGCGCTCTCGTTGGGGAGCATGCTAACTTCAGGATAGAGGGCCCTTCCTGCAAGACCTATGAAGACGGCACCCCATGCCATGACGACGTTCCAGAAGGTTCCGATTACTGTGGACTGCCTCAGTCTGTCCGGGTCATCGATTGACATGTAACGGACGAGTATGTGGGGCTGACCCGGTGAACCGAGACCGATTCCCAGGAAGCCAATGACAACACCTGCACCAAATGCCCACGGGTCAACGAGCTTTGGATCGAGGGCCTTGAGGGTGTCGAGAACCATATCAAGGCCGCCAACATGGGCGACTGCAACGACAGGCAGGACGGTGAGACCAACGATCATTATAACTGCCCTAATGACGTCGTTGTAGGCAACCGCCACGAATCCTCCAAGCACCATGTAGATGACTATCATGAAAACCGATATCAGCAGACCCCAGAAGAGGCTGATTCCCAGAGAAGCGCTGAGAGTTTTAGCACCCGCATTGAACTGCGCACCGACGTACGAGGTGAGGAAAATGACTATGATTATTGAAACCACCAGCCTAACAAGCTTGGCGGTGTCCCTAAAGCGGGCCTCGAAGTAGTCGGGAACCGTAATCGCGTTGAACTTCTCTGAGAAACGCCTCAGGCGCATTCCCATGTAGACGAACTGGAGCATCTCGACGGTGATGTATCCGGCTGCTGCCCAAACGGCAGCTGTACCCATCTTGTAGGCCATTCCACTGAGGCCCAGGACGAGCCAGCTTGACCTGCCGGATGAGACGGCCGAGAGGGCAACCGTTATCTTGTCCATCGCCCTGCCGCCTACGAAGAAGTCCTCCTCCGTTTTGGTCCTTTTCATCGCATAGAATCCCACGAATATTGGCAGCAGTAGGGTGAATAGAAACGCTGCCATAGCAGCTGGTTCCTTGAGAAGCTCGTATGCATTGCTCATGCCTTCACCCCCTTCACAGGGGCGGATATGTAGTACACGGCCACTGAAGCCAGTACTATCAGCACCGGCAGAACCAGCAGCACGAACTTTGCCCAACCGTCCATTTTTGCACCCCCATCTAAAGGTCACGAACCCACCCAAACTTGCAAATAATATCAAATGAAATACATGTAATGTTTTGGATGGCACTATATAAACATTATGGTCCAACAACGACCATTAATGTCAATTCAATCGAGAAAAAAGACGCAATTTTAGAGTTGTTTATGACGAACTAACGACGCAGGTATTTGATTAGCCTTATCTAAGGTTTTAGCAAGTCCGAAATATGCTAAAAAAGCGGATGAAACCAGCAAAAATACTACCGGGAAATAAACGAGTATGAGCGGATATCGTCAGTTCCAGTTTTGATATCAGATTTCAAGCTGTAGGAACAAATTCAATTAGGTCCACCGAAAACTTTAAATGTTGTGCATATGCACAAAATAATAGAAAGAAAATGAGGTGGTCGATATGAGGATCGCGATACCCACCAATGGTGGAGGGCTTGAAGACACCGTTGCCCCGGTCTTTGCCAGGGCGCCGGCTTTCCTCATAGTGGACGTTGATGAGAACGGCAACGTCACCAACAGCAAGGTAATCCAGAACGGTGCCGCGATGGCCGGAGGTGGAGCTGGACCGATGGCGGTTCAGACCCTCATCAACGAGGACGTTGAAGCGATAATAGCACCGCAGGTCGGCCCGAACGCACTCGGCGCGATACAGGCTGCAGGCATAAGGCTGTATCAGGTCGCCCCGGGAACACCAGTTGAGGAGGCCATAAAGGCTGTCACCAGCGGAAGCGTTGGTCAGTTCACGACCCCAGTGGCACCAGCTCCAGCAACTGCAACAGCTCCCGCACCGGCCTACGGGCCATACCCAGCGGCCCCGGCTTACCCGGCCTACCCCGCCTACGGCTACGGCCCAGGCTGGGGCAGAGGCTGGGGCCGCGGATGGGGACGTGGAAGAGGTTTCGGACGCGGATGGGGCAGAGGCGGCAGAGGCTGGGGAGCAAGGCTCGGCTACTGCCCCTGGACCGGCCAGCCAAGCAGAAGAACTCTTCGCTGGCTTTACGGCTGGTGGTGACTTCTTTCTTTTTACTCAGCATGAACTGTTGATAATGCACGGAGGAACATGCGATGCCACGCGGAATGGGAAGGGGCTACGGCAGATTTGGGGGAGGATACGCCCGATACGGGTTCTCTCCATTTGGCGGGGCCTACGGTCTAATCGACCTGCTCTTCCTCATCGGAATTCTGTACTTTCTGGTCAAGCTCTTCATAGTTGCCGCCCCGTACGCTCTCGGCCTCGTGGCCCTTTTAATCCTGCGGTCGCTCCTGAGACCCCGCTTCCCGGGCTGGGGAGGGCCATTTTGAGCTTATGCAAACTTTTTTAAGTTCGGTTCTCCTAATTTTTCGTGGAGGTGATGTGCAATGAGGATTATAGTTTCAACAATAAACGGTGGTCTCGACGACAGAGTTAACCAGGCCTTCGGAAGAACCCCCACTTTCACGATAGTGGACGTTAAGAACGGGCAGATAGTTAACGTTCAAGTGGTCCAGAACCCCGGCTATAGCCAGCCGAGGGGAGCTGGAGTTACGGCGGCGCAGTTCTGCATTGATCAGGGGGCGGATGTCGTCATAGCGGGTCAGTTCGGGCCCAACTCCTCGGGAGTACTCCAAGCTGCTGGCATAAGGATGGTATCGGCGCCGGCCACAATGACCGTCAGGGAGGCAGTTGAGGCTTTCCTGAGGGGCGAGCTCACCCAGGCAGTTTTTGGCCCCGAGGGGGGAGCCGGACCGGGAGCGGGATACGGGATGGGAAGAGGCAGAGGAATGGGCGGCGGTATGGGTCGCGGAAGAGGCATGGGCCGTGGAATGGGAAGAGGTAGGGGCGGTGGCGGCTGGTGAGCTTTTTCCTCCTTTTTAGTCTTCTACACGCTTTCAACATCTGAGTCTCCGGAGGGCAAATTCTGATTCACCACAGACCAAAATCCTAAAATACCCTCATGTGAAGAAAAAAACTATGGTGGAGTCCATGCGCGGTCCTTTTCCCGACCAGGTTACCCTTAAGAGGTCAGATGCCCTCGCTCGTGAAAAGGGGAGAGAGTAATAGTTGGTGAACCATGCGCCCGGTAAGTGTCCTTGTGGGATACCCTGAGGACGGACGGATGAGGCATAGGTACTTCTTCTGGTTTCTCCTAGCTTTGCTCTCCGTCTTCTTCGCCGAGGTCACCGTAGCCTCGTACCTCTACCCGTACTTCACACTTTGGGGGATAATATCCCTTCTCCCGCTCTACGGCCTCCACACGCTGGCTCTCGCCGGAATTGTTTACCGCTTTGGAAAGCCCAGGTTCGAAACCCTATACTTGGCAGGAATCCTCTTCGGCCTCTATGAGGCATACATAACCAAAGTTGTGTGGAACCCGGAGTGGGGCTCCTTCCTCAAGATCGGCGGCGTCGGAATCTTCGAGGTCCTCGTCGTGGTGCTCTTCTGGCACCCCTTCATGTCATTCATGATTCCCGTCGGCATCGCAGAGCTCCTGACTTCCAGAAGGAGGCTGCTCCCCGGTGCCGTGCTCAAACATCCCTATCTCACGGCAGCGATCCTCGGCATCATTGAAGCCTCAAACGCTCCTTCGCCGCTCCATTCGTTCCTCTCCACAATATCCTCCTCGGCGTTTCTGCTCCTCCTGACATATCTGTGGCTGAAACATTTTGAAGGTGGACGCTATGACATGAAGGAGCTCCTCCCCTCATCACGGGAGCTTAAGCCTCTGTTTCTCGCCCTCCTGGCGTACTACATCCTCTTCGGCTCTCTGTTAAGGCGGGAAGCCCTCCCCAGATTTGCCGCTCAGGTTCCAATATGGCTGCTCTACGCGGTCACGCTTCTGCTGCTTTACCGCGCCCTCAAAAAGTCGCGAAATGAAGAAGATATTGCCTCCCTGAAACGCCAGCCCGGGCTTAAGCGACTGACAACACTGGCCGGAATCTTCACCTCCTTCGCGGTTATATTCACATCAATCAAAACTTTCGTACTGCCAAGGCTCGGCGTTGCCATCATCCTGGTTCTCTGGGCCTTTGCGAGCCTCGTTGCAGTCATGAGCCTCGTGAAGAGCACAAGATGGACACTCGCCTCATAACGAGGCCAGGAGGTTTTTATACGATGGCGCCGAGAAAGGTAACAGCCACCACGGAGGGCAGGAGCCATGAGAAAGAGCCAGCTCTGGGCAGGCATCACTTCACCCATCATAGCCCTATCGGGGATAGCGGCGGCTATCATCATAAACCGCTCCTGGTGGAGTCTCACGGACAACGCAATAAGCGACCTGGGAAAGGTCGGCCTGCCCCACAGCTGGGTGATGAACGTTCCGCTCTTAATATCCGCGATCCTCGCGATTTACTACGCACTCGGCCTCCTCGGGGAAATGAAAAACCCGGTTTCAAAGCTGGGCGTTTTGGTGTTCATACTCGGCCTCTTCTTCCTCGCGGGGATAGCCGTCTTTCCAGAGGGAACCGAGCCACACTATGAGGTCAGCTGGGGCTTCTTCCTGGCGGGGAGCATTGGATTCCTAACAACGGGACTCGGCCTTGGACTTGAAGGCCACCGGATGTTTGTCGCGTTCACGGTTCTCCTTTTCATAACGGAGGTTCTTCTGGCAAGATGGGCGTTCGGTGCCTTCAGCAGCGTTGCCATCGCTGAGTTCATCGGGATTTTTGCGATACTGACCTGGCACTACATGCTGATGTGGATGAAGTTTTTCAAGGATAAATAAGGACAAAAATCAAAGTTCCACCGCGTCCCATAGGCTCAGGCCGTTTTCCCGGGGCTTTCTCTCAAGGAGCTCACCCAGAAGCTCCTGCATGAACACCTCGGCCACGAAGACCTCAGCCTCAATGAGATGCCCTCCGTACAGCATACCGTCGGAGTCTCCCAGGGCAACGTGGATATGGGCGAAAGGCTCGCCGTCCTTTACGCTTACGTTTCCTGCGAGGGACACCAGTTCGTATGTGCCGGTCAGCTCGATGACCTTGTACTCTCCAGCGTCCTCGTCAAAGTAACCGATTTTCGGGTTCTTCAAACTTCCAATGGCACTGACAGTCCCGATCAGAACGTTGTTTTTTCTCGCGAACTCGTTTATGAACCCCAGAAGCTCCTCCCCTTCGGGGACCCTGAACAGAAAATTCCTGCCCCTCGAAAACCTCACGGCACTCACCTCAAAACTAATAAGCCTCGCCCGATTTAACGGTTTTGGGTGAGAAACATGGACACAAAAAGAGCAATAATGCGTATCTTCCCAGAAATTCCGGAATTTAAAGAGGTTGACTTCTCCCAGTACTCGACTCCCTACGGGGCCCTGCTGATGGCCTTCCTCGATAGTGGAAAAACCGGTCTGAGAGAGTTTGAGGAGTTCGTTGAGGAAAACGGCGGGACGAAGGCAGACGTTGGAAGGTTTCTGATCTCAATATTCCAGTACCTCCTCATCAGATACCGTCGCTATGGAGACGAAAGCGTAGAGGTACCCGCGTTCAAGATTTTCCTGACCCTTAAGGGCTGGCTCAATGAAAACAACTTCAAGAACGACTACAGAAGGCTCCTTCACTCGTTCGTGGGATATCTCGTGGACATAGCAGGCAAGATCGCGGAAAGGTCCGACTGCGAATTGAGCGCAGCATACATGAAAACCGCCTACCTGCTAACGATTGAAGCGGAGGAAACCTTTGGAGGGGAGTATTTCAGCGAACTTAAGAAGAAGGCCAGAGAAATGCTTGAGGAGGTTTACAGAAAATGCGGAATCAACGGAACGCTTTCCGAAAAAAGGGAGAAGGGCTGCTAGGCCTTTCCCTCCTCAATCTGCTTCTTGAAGTAGGCGTACATCGCGTCGTATAGGTAGAACTCCTTCTCAAGGGTCTCGTAGTCGTCCCTGCATATCATCCGGTAACCCCTCGCGAGGATGTCCAGAGCCACTGCAAGGGGTTGAGGGTTCTCTACGTGCGTGTCGGCTTCCCGAACAATTTCGGCAATCTTCAGAACAGCCGGATCGGTTATGTTGTACTTCTCAACGAAAGCGTCGAAGGAGCATTTTCCGTCGTGGTGACCGAGCTCGACGCCCTTAAAGTCAAAGGGTATCCCCTCGGTTATCGTCGAAGGGTCTGTATCCCGGGGCACAAAAATAAACTCCGCCTCAGGGTCGATAAAGCGCTTTATAAGCCAGGGACACGCCACACGGTCAACGTGGACGTGTTCACGGGTAACCCACTTCATAAAATCGCCTCGAAAGGAAATCAACGTCTTTCTATTTACGGGTTTCGAAAATTAATTGGGGGCAGAAAGTCACCGCTCCAGGGTTACCTCCGCGTAGCTCCGGGGATCTTCCCATATTCTAACCTTTATGCGCCTCACGTTGTTCCCCGCCTTCTCCGCTATTCTTTCGGCGAACCACTCCGCTATGTACTCAGCGGTGACGTTGGGCTTGTCGAGGATTACCGCCTCGTCCACGGGCAGTTCCAGCCGCTTACCGTTCTTCTCAATGATAACAACGTCCTCCCCTCTCTTGACGACCCAGCTCTCGCTTACCAGGATTCGATGATCAAGAAGTTTTATAAGCTTGCTCAGGTGGTTGAAGTCGAATATCATTCCGTTCTCGTTGAGTTCGCCCCATATCTCGACGTCGACATTGTACGTGTGCCCGTGTATCCGGAGACATTTGCTCTCGTACGGCAGAACGAGGAAGTGGGAGCTGTCGAAATCCTTGTGCCAGCCAATCTTTCTCTCAACCATGCGGAACGTCATTTCTCTCACCAGGCTACGTTTGGGGAACACAGGTTATAACAGTTACTGGGTCGGAAGGGAGAAAGTCTATAAAGCAAGCCACCGTACCGATTTTGATAGCCATGCCGATGGGAATGGGACCTGGATGGGGCCGAGGCAGGGGTAGAAGAAGGAAGATGCGCATGATTGGATTTATCCCCCAAGTTAGGCATTTTTATCCTGCCCTATCCCCGGCCGGACAGCCAAAACCGCCGATTTTCATGACGTATGAGGAATTTGAGGCCATTCGGTTGGTGGACTATGAGGGACTAACCCAGGAAGAGGCGGGGAAGAAGATGGGTGTCTCAAGAGGAACAGTCTGGAGGGCTTTGAGCTCGGCCAGAAAAAAGGTTGCACAAATGCTGGTTGAAGGAAGGGAACTGATAATCCTGCCTCAGGGAAACGAGGTCCCAAAAAATGCTGGCGAAGAAGAGCTGTAAGGGTTAAATTTTTGGAAAAATCTGTTATTTGTTGATTATTGGGTAATTTGGCTGGTCTCTTGGCCGTTTTGTTTTTTAGGTAAGCCTAATTCTCGTTGGGAGGTTCTCTCAAAATTTTCAGTTAGATTTTACGTGATAAAAAAGATATATTCTTAAAATACCTTAAAATGTGACTTAAACTTATTGAAATTTTAAAATTTTGATTTAATATGCAAGTTCAGTATACACACTAAAGATTATTGCTAAATAAATACGGTTTAAAAGTGTAAAAATTCCAAAAAATTTACTATTATGCAGAAGAATTATTGGCCAAAAGTGCACATTAAGACATGTTAGCCAGATGCCACAAGCTTGGACACTAGCTACTCAAGAACCTGGAATAATGGTCAAAAGATCGGTTATCTTAACACCAATATCTGATTACAATTAAAGATGGTGCAGTTGAGATAAGCGCGTTCAGTCCATAAAGGGTAGAAAAGGAAGGCGCAGTAGGAATAGCCTCCTGCTACGTGGGGAACGCTCTGATGCGGAGCGACTCAACCAGAAAACTGCAACGCCCTGCGCGCCATTATCTTACCTATTCTAATATACAGTTATGTACACAAGTTTTGGATATAATGTACCTTATATCCAAAATTCATGGACGCTTATGAACATTTAAACCCCCACAGGAGGCAATCCAAATGGTCCTGATGTCCTCTGCCATGGCATTTAGATGAGGAACTAGGTATGGTGTAGCAACAACGTGATTTAAATGTTCTATTTGGGCACACAGGAACGCCACGAGACTCAGCTCCCGTACTCATCGCAGGGCTTAACGGGGACTTTGCAGCACTACATCCATCAAGTCAATGTCTCCAATGCAACTACCTGAAAGATCTGTAGCCTGGTCAGTTTCACACTACCTTTAATTGTAACCAATTTTTGGCTCCTGAAAGCCCGATCTCACAGAAAACTTTTGGGAGTCTGAGATACTTTTGAACAATGAACTTCACGCAGGTTGTTCTCAGGGGTTGTGAAGGGAACAAATGCACATGACCAGAAATGACGGCTGCCTCACCACGTACTCATACACAGAGATGGACATTTTATTGGAAATTACTTTATATCGTGGTGATAAATAATCAAAATTTAACATTATTATTAGTAGTTTTTAAACCTGTTGTATTGAGCAAATTTAATAGTATAAAACAACATTAAATTTAACTTTTAGATTTTGAACATATATATTACTATCTATTAAAGTGAACTCTCACCCAAAAATCTGAGGATCAACTTGCACCACAAGGCGGGGAGTATGAAAAAAGAATACAGGCCTCAGGTAAGGAAAAAGAGGGCTCAAAGGCCTTCTTTTTTCTCTTTCTCCTCTATCCATGCGATTACGTTGTCGACTATCCGTGGAGCCATTCCCACGTAGTTCTCCGGCTTCAGGCTTTCGAAATCATTCTCACTTAGGAACTTTTTAACGTCTTCATTCTCCCTGGCTACCTCTATCAGGTCCCTGTTCTCTTCAAATGCTTTCATGGCAAGCCCTCTAACGAGTTCATGGGCTTC
Proteins encoded:
- a CDS encoding NifB/NifX family molybdenum-iron cluster-binding protein; translation: MRIAIPTNGGGLEDTVAPVFARAPAFLIVDVDENGNVTNSKVIQNGAAMAGGGAGPMAVQTLINEDVEAIIAPQVGPNALGAIQAAGIRLYQVAPGTPVEEAIKAVTSGSVGQFTTPVAPAPATATAPAPAYGPYPAAPAYPAYPAYGYGPGWGRGWGRGWGRGRGFGRGWGRGGRGWGARLGYCPWTGQPSRRTLRWLYGWW
- a CDS encoding sodium/proline symporter, which encodes MSNAYELLKEPAAMAAFLFTLLLPIFVGFYAMKRTKTEEDFFVGGRAMDKITVALSAVSSGRSSWLVLGLSGMAYKMGTAAVWAAAGYITVEMLQFVYMGMRLRRFSEKFNAITVPDYFEARFRDTAKLVRLVVSIIIVIFLTSYVGAQFNAGAKTLSASLGISLFWGLLISVFMIVIYMVLGGFVAVAYNDVIRAVIMIVGLTVLPVVAVAHVGGLDMVLDTLKALDPKLVDPWAFGAGVVIGFLGIGLGSPGQPHILVRYMSIDDPDRLRQSTVIGTFWNVVMAWGAVFIGLAGRALYPEVSMLPNESAEMIYPLLSAQFFGPVLYGILMGGIFAAILSTADSQLLVVSSTIVKDFYQEVVRKGEPLAEEVALKISRITVFVIGLLAAILAYFAKDIIFWFVLFAWGGLGASIGPTLLLSLYWKRTTKWGVIAGMVVGTLTTIIWKLYLKASTGIYELVPAFLFALLATVIVSLLTKPPEDVDRIMAAME
- a CDS encoding chromate resistance protein ChrB domain-containing protein, yielding MKWVTREHVHVDRVACPWLIKRFIDPEAEFIFVPRDTDPSTITEGIPFDFKGVELGHHDGKCSFDAFVEKYNITDPAVLKIAEIVREADTHVENPQPLAVALDILARGYRMICRDDYETLEKEFYLYDAMYAYFKKQIEEGKA
- a CDS encoding PPC domain-containing DNA-binding protein, with translation MRFSRGRNFLFRVPEGEELLGFINEFARKNNVLIGTVSAIGSLKNPKIGYFDEDAGEYKVIELTGTYELVSLAGNVSVKDGEPFAHIHVALGDSDGMLYGGHLIEAEVFVAEVFMQELLGELLERKPRENGLSLWDAVEL
- a CDS encoding DUF134 domain-containing protein; protein product: MPMGMGPGWGRGRGRRRKMRMIGFIPQVRHFYPALSPAGQPKPPIFMTYEEFEAIRLVDYEGLTQEEAGKKMGVSRGTVWRALSSARKKVAQMLVEGRELIILPQGNEVPKNAGEEEL
- a CDS encoding DUF998 domain-containing protein is translated as MRKSQLWAGITSPIIALSGIAAAIIINRSWWSLTDNAISDLGKVGLPHSWVMNVPLLISAILAIYYALGLLGEMKNPVSKLGVLVFILGLFFLAGIAVFPEGTEPHYEVSWGFFLAGSIGFLTTGLGLGLEGHRMFVAFTVLLFITEVLLARWAFGAFSSVAIAEFIGIFAILTWHYMLMWMKFFKDK
- a CDS encoding NifB/NifX family molybdenum-iron cluster-binding protein; translated protein: MRIIVSTINGGLDDRVNQAFGRTPTFTIVDVKNGQIVNVQVVQNPGYSQPRGAGVTAAQFCIDQGADVVIAGQFGPNSSGVLQAAGIRMVSAPATMTVREAVEAFLRGELTQAVFGPEGGAGPGAGYGMGRGRGMGGGMGRGRGMGRGMGRGRGGGGW
- a CDS encoding 6-pyruvoyl trahydropterin synthase family protein — translated: MTFRMVERKIGWHKDFDSSHFLVLPYESKCLRIHGHTYNVDVEIWGELNENGMIFDFNHLSKLIKLLDHRILVSESWVVKRGEDVVIIEKNGKRLELPVDEAVILDKPNVTAEYIAEWFAERIAEKAGNNVRRIKVRIWEDPRSYAEVTLER